Genomic segment of Ruegeria sp. TM1040:
CGAAATGCTCCTTGGGGTCAAAATCGAACGCGGGCACATCGCCCCAGCGCTTTACCTCGACGTTGTCGTCCTCGTCTGCGCCGTCCGGCACATCTTCGGCCGGGCTATTGGGGATGCGCGCGAGCATGTCGGTGAGCTTGGCATCCAGCTCCTTGGCTTCGGCCTGCATGGCGGCCACTTCGGCCTTCTTGTCGGCCACTTCGGCGCGCAGGCGCTCAAACTCGGCCTCATCGCCCTTCGCCTTGGCGGCGCCGATGGCTTTGGCGGCCTTGTTCTGGTCGGCCTGAGCGGTTTCGGCCGCGAGGATCTTGGCGCGGCGGGCCTCGTCGAGTTCCAGCACCTGAGACGACAGGGCAGAGTCTCCACGACGGGCCAGGGCGGCGTCGAAAGCGGCCGGATTCTCGCGGATTGCACGGATATCATGCATGGGTCTGCTCCTGTGATGCAGTTTGAATCAGTGACGCTAGCTATGCCCGAGAGGGGCGCGAAGGGGAAGGGGGCAGGGGCTGTGTTCCAGGCCCTGTGGCGCGTGGTGTGGCATAGATGGACGAAAAGCGCCCCTCAGAACGTATTCCGGCACCAGAACAGCATCGCCCCGCCTTGCAAAGCCCTGATGCACCGCATAGGTTCCACGCAAAATCCGGGCGCTGACGTGGCCCCCAAAGACAGAAGGAAATACCCCATGGAAGGTGGCGCAATCGCCCAGTTTATCCCGCTGATCCTGATCTTTGCGATCATGTACTTCCTGCTCATTCGTCCGCAGCAGAAGAAAATGAAGCAGCATCAGAACATGGTCGAGGCCCTGCGCCGTGGCGACCAGGTTGTCACCCAGGGTGGCGTGATCGGCAAGGTCTCCAAGGTCAAGGAAGACGGCGAGCTTGAGATCGAGATCGCAGAGGGCGTGAAGGTGCGCGTGGTGAAATCCACCATCGCTCAGGTGCTGAACAAGACCGAGCCCGCATCCTGAACCCCGCCGCTGAGGCAACGAAAAAGGCAGGGTAATGCTGCAAATTGATACCTGGAAGAGGGTTCTCATCTGGCTGGTCTGTGTGGCCGGCCTTTTGGCTGCCCTGCCCAATGCGTTCTACACCCGTGTAGAGCAATCCAATGACGCCTGGGCCGCGATCGAGCTTGAAGGCGAAACACCGGAGCGTCTGGATGTGGCCGCGCAATGGCCCGAGTGGATGCCTTCGGGGCTGGTAAACCTCGGTCTCGATCTGCGCGGTGGCGCGCATCTTCTGGCCGAAGTGCAGGTGGGCGACGTTTATGCCGCCCGCATGGACGCGCTCTGGCCCGAGGTCCGCAACACCCTGCGCGATGAGCGCGCAACCATCGGTACGTTCCGCCGTATTCCCGACGCCCCGGCGGATCAGATCCGCCTGCGCCTGTCAGATGAGGCGGGCATGAGCCGCGCGCTTGAACTGGTGCGTGGGCTGGCCAACCCGGTGACATCGCTCACGGGGGCCGGCGCCACCGACATCACGGTGAGCGGCCAGGGCGATGTCATCACCGTCTCGCTCTCTGAAGAGGAAAAACTCGCCTCCGATGACCGTACGGTCCGCCAGTCGCTCGAGATTATTCGCCGCCGGATCGACGAGGTGGGCACCCGTGAACCCACGATCCAGCGTCAGGGCAGCGACCGTATTCTCATTCAGGTGCCAGGTATCGGCTCTGCAGCGGAGCTGAAGGAAATCATCGGCACCACCGCGCAGCTGACCTTCAACCCGGTTGTGAGCCGAGGCTCTGACGCCGAGGCAAACGCCGGGATCGGCAACAAGGTGATCCCCTCGCTGGATGAGCCGGGCACCTATTACACGGTTGAAACGGCGCCTGTCGTCACCGGCGAAGAGCTGGTGGACGCGCAGCCCGCATTTGACCAGAACGGCCAGCCGGCGGTGAACTTCCGCTTCAATACGGCTGGGGCGCGCAAATTCGGTGATTACACCGCTCAGAACATCGGCGCCCCCTTTGCCATCGTGCTTGATGATGAGGTGATCTCTGCCCCTGTGATCCG
This window contains:
- the yajC gene encoding preprotein translocase subunit YajC, which encodes MEGGAIAQFIPLILIFAIMYFLLIRPQQKKMKQHQNMVEALRRGDQVVTQGGVIGKVSKVKEDGELEIEIAEGVKVRVVKSTIAQVLNKTEPAS
- the secD gene encoding protein translocase subunit SecD is translated as MLQIDTWKRVLIWLVCVAGLLAALPNAFYTRVEQSNDAWAAIELEGETPERLDVAAQWPEWMPSGLVNLGLDLRGGAHLLAEVQVGDVYAARMDALWPEVRNTLRDERATIGTFRRIPDAPADQIRLRLSDEAGMSRALELVRGLANPVTSLTGAGATDITVSGQGDVITVSLSEEEKLASDDRTVRQSLEIIRRRIDEVGTREPTIQRQGSDRILIQVPGIGSAAELKEIIGTTAQLTFNPVVSRGSDAEANAGIGNKVIPSLDEPGTYYTVETAPVVTGEELVDAQPAFDQNGQPAVNFRFNTAGARKFGDYTAQNIGAPFAIVLDDEVISAPVIRSHIPGGSGIITGNFTVEESTQLAVLLRAGALPAKLEFLEERTIGPELGQDSIDAGKVATVVAFAGVLVFMMLSYGLFGVFANVALILNIALIFGALSLIGGTLTLPGIAGIVLTVGMAVDANVLIFERIREELKAGRGPARAIDEGYSKALSAIVDANITTFITAVILFAMGSGPVRGFAITLGLGILTSVFTAIFVTRLIIVMWFERRRPKTIEV